In the Micromonospora sediminicola genome, GCCGGTTGCCCAGCCGGGCGCTGGCGGCGCATCGGACTCGGACCGCTAGCCGTACTCCCCCCAGGTACCTCAGTAAGGCCCGGCCTCTGAAATCGTCTCTACGGCGATATCAGAGGCCCATTTTTGGGATCATGGCGAACCATGATCGATAAGTTATTAGTTTCTAAAACTGAGTAAGTGTTTCTACTTCCTAGAAATTGAAACTTGGGTAGGATGGGGGTCATGACTGAACCGACGACGGTGAGCCCGCCCCGGGGCGTGCAGCCGACCTGCAAGTACGACCAGCGGCCCCTGGCCTACGCGGGCAAGGGCCGCCCGCCGGAGTTCTGCCCGGACGACGAGCGCCGCCACGACGGCAAGACCTGCCGGCAGGCGTACGCCGAGCAGCGCCAGGCGGAGCTGGCCGCCGGCCTGGACAAGCCCCTCGCCGCGTACCGGGAGGCCACCGGCCGGGTGCTGCCGGCCGTGCAGGCCCTCTCGGGCACCCTCACCGACGTCCTGGCCGCGATGGGCGACCTGGACACCTCGGCCGTGGCCCGGGTGGAGCAGGCCGAGACCGCCGCCGTGAGCGCCGTGCAGCGGGCCCAGGGCGCCGAGGACGCGCGGGACGCCGCCCAGCGCGAGGCCCGGACCGCCACCGCGGCGGCCGCCGCCGCGAAGGAAGCCCAGCGCGCTGCCGAGCGGCGGGCCCGCGACGCCGAAACCGAGACCGAACGCGTGCAGCGCGACGCATGGCGGCAGGTCGCCGACGCCCGCGAGGCCCAGGGCCGCGCCGAGGCCGCCGCCGGCGAACGCGCCCAGGCCGTCATCACCGAGACCGGCCGGCGGGAGGCCGCCGAGGCCCGCGCCGGCGACCTGGCCGACCAGCTCAAGACGGTGCGCCGCGACCTGACCGCAGCCCAGGCCGAGACCCGCAAGACCGACGCCGCCCGCGCCAAGGCCGAGACGGCGCTCACCACGACCCGCGTCGAGCTGACCGCCGTCACCGCCCGCGCCGAACAGGCCGAAGCCAGCGCCGCGGCCGTTACCGCAGAGCGCGACACCGCCCGCGCCGAGCTGGCCGAGTCCGAGGCGGGCCGTCGCGACCTGGACGCCGAGCTGCGCGCCGCCCGCGCCGAACTGGCGGCCGTCCGCGAGGCGGCCGAGGCCCGCGCCGCCGACCTGACCGACCAGCTCGCGGCGGTCCGTGCCGAGCTGGCGGCCGCCACCGCGGACCGCGACGCCACCCGCGCCGAGCTGGCCGAGTCCGAGGCGGCCCGCCGCGACCTGGACGCCGAGCTGCGCGCCGCCCGCGGCGAGCTGGCCGCCGTACGGGGCCAGGCCGACGAGTACCGCGAGCAGTGGCGCACCGCCGACCGCGAAACCCAGGCCGCCCGCGTCGACCTGGCCCGAGTGGAGGCCACCGCCCAAGCCGCGACCGAGCGCGCCGAGCGCGCCGAGGCCCGCGTCGAGCAGCTGCACGCCCAGCTCGCCCAGGCCCGCGCCGAGGCGACCCGTACCGACCGCCCGGGCGGGAAGCGATGACCGGCGACCTGGCCGACCTGCTCATCGACGGCGAGGTCACCGGCTGGTGGCTCTACCAGATGCCCGACGGCCGCAAGATCGGCGTGGACGTCGACACCCGCCGGCCGCTGCACTGGACGGTGGATATCCCCGGCGGCGACCTGGTCGACGGACTCACCACCGAGCAGGTACACGCCCTGCTCCGCCATCGGCTGCGCCGGCCCGGACGGTGTCGACACCTGACCCGCCTGCAAGCGCTCACCGGGCGCACTGAGGCCCTGCTTCGCGCCGCCCTGCGCGACCTGACCGCCGCGCGCCTGGTCGTACTGCGCCGCCACGGCGAGCCCGTCGACGACATCGACACGCTCAGCGAACACGCCCGCTTCCAGCTTCACCTCGGCGACGGTCAGCGGCGCGGCTGAGGCAGCACCACGAGAGGCCGGCCGGCCAGCAGCGGCAGCACCCGACAGCCGGCGTCGATCCAGTCCCGCGTGACCGGGCACACCCAGCCGGCGACCTCCACCGCCGTCGCGCGCAGGTCGGCGACCGGCCGGTTGAACATCGGCTCGTGGTGCGCCATTCGGTTACGGGCCTCGTGCAGCCGGCTGACCGCCGCGTGCACTTCACGACGGCGCCGCCCCGGCACCGCGCGATGCAGGCAGCTCCGCCACAGCGTCCCGTCGTAGCGGGTCGCGAGCAGGAACCGCCAGAACCCCAGGTTCAGCTCCGCCACCACCCGCCCGGGCGTCTCCAGACGCCCGTCCCGGGTCGCCCGGGCACGGGCCTTGGCGACATCGCGGCGGCCCTCATCGGTCAGCACGCCGCCCGGATCCAGATACCAGCGCGGTTCCCCGTAGCGGCGCAGCGACCAGGCGGCCAGTTCCTCGTGCAGCGCGTTGCGCAGCAGCACCTCCACGTGCCCGAGCGTGGTGCCCAGCGCGGCGGAGATCTCCGCGTTCCACCGGTAGAGCGCGACGGCGGCCGCCAGGTCCCCGCCGCACGCCGCCCGGTACGGCGCCAGCCGCTCCGGCGACCACCGCCGCTCCAACGTCAGCAACTCTGTCGCGCCCGGTGTCGGCATCAGCCCACCACGCTGCCGAAACGCGCTATGCTCAGGCACGAAGACCCCGGCCAGCCTCTGCCCCGCAAGGGCACGCAGCCGGGGTTTTGACATTCCCGGGGCCGCCAGCGAGCGCGAAGTGACATGCCCTGTTCAACGAACAGCACCCACCGTTCGCCCCTACTTCGCGCAGCCCTGTGCGCATCAGGTGCAACAGCAGTAGGTCACCTGACGGACGTGTGTCCAACACGCGGCAGAGAGGACGCGGATGGTGAGCCAACGGGATGCGGATGGCAGGCTGACAGCGTTCGTAACGGCTGCGGAAAGAGGCCCCCCGATGACCTACACGCTGACCCCGGCTCGGTGGCGCGAGCTACGCGTCTACCGGACTGCCGAGACACCTCGGCGGCTGGCGCTGATCAACCGCAAGGGCGGCAGCGGGAAGACCACCACGGCGATCCAAGTCGCCGCCGCACTGGCGGCGTGGGGAGTGCGAGTGCGCCTGACCGATGGCGACCCGCAGTTCGCCAGCTCGACGTACTGGTTGCCCCCGCAGCGCCCGGCTGGCTACCCGACGCTGCTGGACGTGATGCTCGGCGACAGCTCAATCCGAGAGGCGACCGCTTCGACTACCGTGCCCGGCCTGCGGATCGTGCCGAGCCTGGACACCCTCGGCCGCGTCGACGCGGAGCGCCCGCCCGGCTCTGACACCTTGCTGCGCGACGAGTACGACGACGACCAGGACGACGTCGACGTCGAGATTCTGGACGCGGCCCCGAGCATGGGCCTGGTCACCGTCTCCATGCTCACCGCCGCCACGCACGTGGCGGTGTGCATGAAGACCTCAACCCTGGACTACGTCGGCGCAGCCGAGCTGGCCAAGCCCCTGGGGCTGATCCGCAAGCGGCTCAACCCCACGCTGGAAACGGCCGCCGTGGTGATGGCCGACACCGACGGCGGCACCGTGCTGTCCCGGTCGCTCGACGAGCGCCTGGTCCAGGAGTACCCCGGAGCGCTCGTGCACCAGATCCCGCACAGCGTTCGCGCTCAGGAGGCCCCCGGGGTGCATCAACCGCTTATCGACTACGCCCCAGACAACCCGGTCACGGCGGCGTACTGGAACCTGGCGGCCGCGGTCGTGCCGCGCCTCGGGCTTGCCTGGAAGGTCGGCCCGTGACCGGCGCTCGACGCGGCGGCCGCCGGATCGAGATTCCGCCGGCGGAGTCGGTGCTCACCGAGCTGTACGCCGACCCGGTCCCGATCGCCGACCCGGATCCGTCACCTGGCGTACCTGATGCACACACTCGTTCGAGTGAAGAAGGATCCCCATCATCAACACCTCCGCACCGTGTCCAACACGGTGCGGACACGG is a window encoding:
- a CDS encoding Abi family protein; this translates as MPTPGATELLTLERRWSPERLAPYRAACGGDLAAAVALYRWNAEISAALGTTLGHVEVLLRNALHEELAAWSLRRYGEPRWYLDPGGVLTDEGRRDVAKARARATRDGRLETPGRVVAELNLGFWRFLLATRYDGTLWRSCLHRAVPGRRRREVHAAVSRLHEARNRMAHHEPMFNRPVADLRATAVEVAGWVCPVTRDWIDAGCRVLPLLAGRPLVVLPQPRR
- a CDS encoding ParA family protein, which codes for MTYTLTPARWRELRVYRTAETPRRLALINRKGGSGKTTTAIQVAAALAAWGVRVRLTDGDPQFASSTYWLPPQRPAGYPTLLDVMLGDSSIREATASTTVPGLRIVPSLDTLGRVDAERPPGSDTLLRDEYDDDQDDVDVEILDAAPSMGLVTVSMLTAATHVAVCMKTSTLDYVGAAELAKPLGLIRKRLNPTLETAAVVMADTDGGTVLSRSLDERLVQEYPGALVHQIPHSVRAQEAPGVHQPLIDYAPDNPVTAAYWNLAAAVVPRLGLAWKVGP